From Desulfatibacillum aliphaticivorans DSM 15576, a single genomic window includes:
- a CDS encoding NupC/NupG family nucleoside CNT transporter: protein MLDILHCALGLIAMPLIALAFSENRKNIQLKTVISAIVLQLILALVFLKMPGAQSVFLALNKVVGALETAARAGTTFVFGYLGGGESFPFEVTNQGASYIFGLRGLWLILVMSALSSLLFYWKILPLIVRGFAWLLRRSLGVGGAEGLGLAANVFVGMIEAPLFVKPYLRDISRGELFALMTGGMATVAGTVLVLYASFLKPVLPDALGHLLVASIISAPAAIAIARIMIPSDSVTEGQMSIPNPASSSMEAITNGGTEGMKLYLNVIAMLVVCVAMVELVNICLGWVPNIGGEAVTLQRILGMIMAPIVWLIGIPWSECVTAGSLMGVKTVLNEFLSYLALAGTPAEQLSPRSVLIMTYAMCGFANLGSLGIMIGGLGMMVPERRTEIVGLGFKSIIAGTLATLMTGAIAGILFSG from the coding sequence ATGCTCGACATCCTGCACTGCGCCCTTGGCCTGATCGCCATGCCCCTTATTGCTCTGGCTTTTTCCGAAAATCGCAAGAACATCCAACTCAAGACCGTCATATCGGCCATTGTCCTCCAGCTTATATTGGCCCTGGTCTTTTTGAAAATGCCGGGCGCGCAAAGCGTATTTCTGGCTTTGAACAAAGTTGTCGGAGCATTGGAAACCGCTGCCAGGGCGGGCACCACCTTTGTTTTCGGATACCTGGGCGGCGGCGAGTCCTTTCCCTTTGAGGTGACGAATCAAGGAGCATCCTATATTTTCGGCCTACGGGGGCTTTGGCTTATCCTGGTCATGAGCGCCCTATCCTCCCTGCTGTTTTATTGGAAAATTCTGCCTCTCATCGTCCGGGGCTTCGCCTGGCTCCTGCGCCGGTCTTTGGGTGTGGGCGGAGCCGAAGGTCTGGGGCTGGCCGCCAACGTATTCGTGGGCATGATCGAGGCGCCTTTATTCGTCAAGCCCTATCTCAGAGACATTTCCCGGGGCGAGTTGTTCGCCCTCATGACGGGCGGCATGGCCACCGTGGCAGGCACGGTGCTGGTGCTATACGCCAGCTTTTTAAAGCCCGTATTGCCCGATGCGTTAGGTCATCTGCTGGTGGCCTCCATCATCAGTGCGCCGGCGGCAATCGCCATAGCCCGCATTATGATTCCCAGCGACAGCGTTACGGAAGGCCAAATGAGCATCCCCAATCCCGCATCCAGTTCCATGGAAGCCATCACCAACGGCGGAACCGAAGGCATGAAGCTCTACCTGAATGTCATCGCCATGCTGGTAGTCTGCGTGGCCATGGTGGAGTTGGTGAATATCTGCCTTGGGTGGGTCCCAAACATCGGAGGCGAGGCCGTCACCCTTCAACGGATTTTGGGCATGATCATGGCGCCCATCGTCTGGCTCATAGGCATTCCCTGGTCCGAATGCGTGACCGCAGGCAGCCTCATGGGCGTCAAGACGGTCCTGAACGAGTTCCTGTCTTACCTGGCTCTAGCCGGAACTCCGGCGGAGCAATTGTCGCCCCGGTCCGTGTTGATCATGACCTACGCCATGTGCGGGTTCGCCAATTTGGGATCTTTGGGCATCATGATCGGCGGCCTGGGCATGATGGTGCCCGAGCGGAGAACGGAGATTGTGGGCCTGGGGTTCAAATCCATCATCGCCGGCACCCTGGCCACCCTCATGACCGGCGCCATCGCAGGGATTTTGTTCTCAGGATAA